The nucleotide window CCACTTCTCTTCAACGCTTAATTTTTTCCTGCCTGTGCCATTTGTCATCTCAATCCTCCGTAGTTACTTAATTCTATCAGAAGACCGGACCATATACAACTCCTATACCTGCTTTAATGACACCATCGCTAAATAATCGGGGGGATAGGGTAATTTCTGTTTGTGATTTGTCTATTTTGTATTAAATCTTGAGAGTTTTAATAATTCCCTTAAAGCTTTCCAGGCCTGCTTCTATGTTTTCAATAATTTCAGCGGCAAGGATGTCCGGGTCAGGCAGGTTGTCCATGTCAGTCAGGCTTTTATCTTTAACCCAGAATATGTCAAGACTGGTTTTGTCGCGGGCGACTATCTGTTCATAACTAAACTTACGAAAACGGCCTTCCGGTTCCTTTTCGGAGTAAGTTTCCTTACGTTTGTTTGGATTCCCGGGATTATAGCACTCTATAAATTCTTTTAAGTCTTCGTATTTCAGCGGGTCTTTCTTAAGAGTGAAATGGTTGTTAGTACGAAAATCATAAATCCACACTTCTTTTGTTTGGACATCCTTACTTGCAGGCCGGTTATCAAAGAAAATGACGTTAGCTTTTACGCCCTGCTTATAGAAAACCCCCGTTGGAAGGCGCAGGATAGTATGCAGATTCGTTGTTTCAAGCAGTTTCTTGCGGACAGTCTCTCCGGCACCACCTTCAAACAGGACATTATCCGGCAATACAATAGCAGACTTACCATTAGTCTTCAGCATTGTATGAATATGCTGGACAAAATTGAGCTGTTTGTTTGAGGTTGTTGCCCAGAAGTCCTGGCGGTTATACTCCAGGTCTTCGGTTTCTTCGTCACCTTCATCGGTAGTGAAAGTCATACTGCTTTTCTTCCCAAAAGGTGGATTTGTAAGTACGTAATCAAACCTTAAGCCACTGTCAGCAATCAATGAATCCCCACGCTCAACAGGCGGGACATTATCCAAATCCCCTATATTATGCAAAAACAAGTTCATCAGGCACAGCCGTGATGTGTTTTGTACAATCTCCCAGCCCTTAAAGGTCTTATATTTAAGGAATTCCAGCTGGTCTTTGTTAAGCTGGTAGTTGTTTTTATTCGTTATGTAATCATATGCCGCAAGGAAGAAGCCGCCTGTACCGCAGGCAGGGTCTGCTATGGTATTTTCAGGCTTTGGGCGAATACAGTCAACTATGGCTTTTATCAGGGCTCGGGGAGTAAAGTACTGGCCGGCACCGCTCTTGGTATCTTCTGCGTTCTTTTCAAGAAGCCCTTCATAAATGTCACCTTTGACATCGGCTCCTAATTTAACCCAGGATTCCTGGTCAATCAGTTGAACCAGCCGGTATAGTTTTGCCGGGTCTTGTATCTTGTTCTGGGATTTGGTGAATATCTTGCCAAGCATACCGCTTTCCCGGCCTAAGTCACGGAGGAGTTTTACATAGTGGGTTTCCAATTCCGCACCGTTTTTGCTTACTAGGGTATCCCAGCGATATTCTTTTGGTATATCAATTTTCCTATTGTACGGGGGTTTGGTATATTCATCCGCCATTTTCAGGAATAACAGGTAAGTTAATTGTTCAAGGTAGTCACCGTAGCCGACACCATCATCCCTTAATACCCCGCTATAGGACCATACTTTTGAAATCAACTCACTAGTCATTTTATTTTCCTTTTTGCTTTTTTAATGTTTCTTTTTCAGCTTTGATTTTTGCAAGCAATGCTTCTGCTGAGTTTTCACCTGTGATAAGGTCTTGGTGTTCCCTGCGCCAGTGTTCTGTCAATTTGCCTTCAAAAGCTTGTTTGAGGATGCTCTGACGCAAGACACCGGATTTCTGTATATTTTCGTCGATTGTTGTTTCTAACTTATCACAAATAGAAAATCGTTTTTCTATCTCTGAAACGATTTCATTTTGTATTTTTGTTTCATAAAAAGGGATAGGGATATTCGCAACATCCGTTAAGCTCAAATTCGCCCGAGCAACATCTACTTTCTTTGAATCATAAAAGTGCCAAGCCATTCCTGAATTCAGGAAATAAGTCAAATATTGATTATTAAGTTCAACTTTACATCTTATTAAGGCAACCGCCTGGTTAATGTTAGCTATAATATTTTCATTATATACGGTTGATCTCCCGATTGAAGCACCAACGATATTCAATAAAACATCTCCTTTTTTGAGAATGCTTCGCTTTTGTTTGTCGTTGATTTTCACTTCAACATATTTTGGTTCACTGATGTCTAGATTATAGACTTGCACATTTTCACTTGTAATAAATAAGACCTGCGATGCATCACTCACATATTTAATTCCTTGCCATCGCGGCGAAGCACCTTTTGTTATAAGTTCAGTGAGGTCACCTAATCTTTTAGTTAATGGTTGTTCAATGGAAAGCAATTTTCCTTCAAAGGCATATTTCAGGACTGATTGGCGATATATTTTTAATTGTTCGCGAACCTTTTTGAGGTTTTCAACGGCGTTATCAAGGTCAGAAAAAAGCTGATCAATGGTGGAGACAATTTGTTTTTGTTCT belongs to Elusimicrobiota bacterium and includes:
- a CDS encoding type I restriction-modification system subunit M gives rise to the protein MTSELISKVWSYSGVLRDDGVGYGDYLEQLTYLLFLKMADEYTKPPYNRKIDIPKEYRWDTLVSKNGAELETHYVKLLRDLGRESGMLGKIFTKSQNKIQDPAKLYRLVQLIDQESWVKLGADVKGDIYEGLLEKNAEDTKSGAGQYFTPRALIKAIVDCIRPKPENTIADPACGTGGFFLAAYDYITNKNNYQLNKDQLEFLKYKTFKGWEIVQNTSRLCLMNLFLHNIGDLDNVPPVERGDSLIADSGLRFDYVLTNPPFGKKSSMTFTTDEGDEETEDLEYNRQDFWATTSNKQLNFVQHIHTMLKTNGKSAIVLPDNVLFEGGAGETVRKKLLETTNLHTILRLPTGVFYKQGVKANVIFFDNRPASKDVQTKEVWIYDFRTNNHFTLKKDPLKYEDLKEFIECYNPGNPNKRKETYSEKEPEGRFRKFSYEQIVARDKTSLDIFWVKDKSLTDMDNLPDPDILAAEIIENIEAGLESFKGIIKTLKI
- a CDS encoding restriction endonuclease subunit S; its protein translation is MSQSILNVPFEDIYRTTSGGTPSRSHQEYYAGNIPWLKSGELEDNIIFDTQEKITQKAIDNSSAKLFPKGTLLIALYGATIGKLGILGINATTNQAICAIFENNLIVSKYTYYYLFFKRQKFISIGFGGAQPNISQDIVRKQLFPLIAFEEQKQIVSTIDQLFSDLDNAVENLKKVREQLKIYRQSVLKYAFEGKLLSIEQPLTKRLGDLTELITKGASPRWQGIKYVSDASQVLFITSENVQVYNLDISEPKYVEVKINDKQKRSILKKGDVLLNIVGASIGRSTVYNENIIANINQAVALIRCKVELNNQYLTYFLNSGMAWHFYDSKKVDVARANLSLTDVANIPIPFYETKIQNEIVSEIEKRFSICDKLETTIDENIQKSGVLRQSILKQAFEGKLTEHWRREHQDLITGENSAEALLAKIKAEKETLKKQKGK